A window of the Drosophila simulans strain w501 chromosome 2L, Prin_Dsim_3.1, whole genome shotgun sequence genome harbors these coding sequences:
- the LOC6732003 gene encoding V-type proton ATPase 116 kDa subunit a1: protein MGDMFRSEKMALCQLFIQPEAAYASIAELGEKGCVQFRDLNEEVSAFQRKYVNEVRRCDDMERRLRYVESEMKKDEVKLPVLRPEEEPSAPNPREIVDLEAQLEKTDNELREMSANGASLDANFRHMQELKYVLESTEGFFSDQEVINLDVNRKLDPEDPANLPGAAQRGQLAFVAGVIKLERFFSFERMLWRISRGNIFLRRADIDGLVADEETGRPVLKTVFVAFFQGEQLKQRIKKVCTGYHAAVYPCPSSHAERKEMIKDVNVRLEDLKLVLSQSADHRSRVLNSASKHLPRWSIMVRKMKAIYHTLNFFNPDVTGKCLIGEGWVPTNDISTVQDALARASKISESSIPAFMNVIETNEMPPTYTRTNKFTNGFQNLVDSYGMASYREVNPALYACITFPFLFAVMFGDLGHGLILLLFASWLIIKEKQLSSIKEEIFNIFFGGRYIIFLMGIFSIYTGFIYNDVFSKSMNIFGSAWHMNYTRDVVQDENLKYITLRPNDTVYKTYPFGMDPIWQLADNKIIFLNTFKMKLSIIVGVIHMIFGVSMSVVNFAYYKKYASIFLEFLPQVLFLLLLFGYMVFMMFFKWVVYNDTVEGPLSPACAPSILILFINMILQGSQDTPEPCKEFMFEGQKNIQQVFVIIAIICIPWMLLGKPLYIMIKRKTSGAPPPKPQSGGGEGHGEDDEMGEIFIHQAIHTIEYVLSTVSHTASYLRLWALSLAHAQLSEVLWNMVFSMGFQYDSYIGGILIYVFFGAWALLTVGILVLIEGLSAFLHTLRLHWVEFMSKFYEGAGYAFEPFAFKTILDVSEDD from the exons ATGGGTGACATGTTCCGCAGCGAGAAGATGGCCCTGTGCCAGCTGTTCATCCAGCCGGAGGCAGCCTATGCCTCCATCGCCGAACTGGGCGAGAAAGGATGTGTCCAGTTTCGCGATCTGAACGAGGAGGTCAGTGCCTTCCAGCGAAAGTATGTCAACGAGGTCAGGAGATGTGATGACATGGAGCGCCGCCTCCGGTACGTAGAGTCTGAGATGAAGAAGGACGAGGTAAAGCTGCCAGTCCTGCGACCGGAGGAGGAGCCCAGTGCTCCCAATCCTCGCGAGATCGTAGACCTTGAGGCTCAGCTGGAGAAGACCGACAATGAACTGCGCGAAATGTCCGCCAATGGAGCCAGTTTGGATGCCAACTTCCGGCACATGCAAGAACTCAAGTACGTGCTAGAGAGCACAGAGGGCTTCTTCTCCGATCAGGAAGTCATTAATCTGGACGTCAACCGAAAATTGGACCCCGAGGATCCGGCAAATTTGCCAGGAGCCGCCCAGCGGGGTCAACTGGCCTTTGTGGCTGGTGTTATCAAGCTGGAGCGATTCTTCAGCTTTGAGCGCATGCTGTGGCGTATTTCCAGAGGAAATATCTTCCTGCGCAGAGCGGACATTGATGGCCTCGTCGCCGACGAAGAAACTGGAAGGCCTGTGCTGAAGACCGTCTTCGTGGCCTTCTTCCAGGGAGAGCAGCTGAAGCAAAGGATCAAGAAGGTCTGCACGGGCTATCATGCCGCCGTTTATCCCTGTCCCAGCTCACATGCCGAGCGAAAAGAGATGATCAAGGATGTGAATGTCCGACTGGAGGACCTCAAGTTGGTCCTCAGCCAGAGCGCCGATCATCGCAGCCGGGTTTTGAACTCAGCCTCCAAGCATTTGCCACGCTGGTCGATTATGGTGCGCAAAATGAAGGCCATCTATCACACCCTAAACTTTTTCAATCCCGATGTGACGGGCAAGTGCCTGATTGGCGAGGGTTGGGTGCCCACCAACGATATTTCCACAGTTCAGGATGCACTAGCTCGAGCCTCGAAGATCTCGGAGAGCTCCATACCGGCATTCATGAATGTCATCGAGACGAACGAGATGCCGCCGACTTACACGAGAACCAATAAATTCACCAATGGCTTCCAGAACTTGGTTGACTCGTATGGCATGGCCTCGTATAGAGAAGTGAATCCGGCTCTCTACGCCTGCATCACATTCCCCTTTCTGTTCGCCGTGATGTTCGGTGACTTGGGACACGGACTGATCCTGCTGCTCTTCGCCTCTTGGTTAATCATCAAGGAAAAGCAGCTGTCTTCGATCAAGGAGGAGATCTTCAACATATTCTTCGGTGGCCGATACATCATCTTCCTCATGGGAATTTTCTCCATTTACACCGGATTCATTTACAATGATGTGTTCTCAAAGTCCATGAATATATTCGGTTCCGCTTGGCACATGAACTATACGAGGGACGTGGTTCAGGATGAAAACCTTAAATATATCACCCTGAGGCCGAACGATACTGTTTACAAGACATATCCCTTCGGCATGGATCCCATTTGGCAACTGGCGGACAACAAGATCATCTTTCTGAACACCTTTAAGATGAAGCTGTCGATCATTGTGGGCGTGATCCACATGATCTTTGGCGTCTCCATGTCGGTGGTTAACTTTGCCTACTACAAGAAGTACGCAAGTATTTTCCTGGAGTTCCTGCCCCAAGTCCTGTTCCTTCTCCTGTTGTTCGGATACATGGTCTTCATGATGTTCTTCAAGTGGGTCGTTTACAATGACACCGTTGAAGGACCACTTTCACCGGCTTGTGCTCCGTCTATCCTGATCCTGTTCATCAACATGATACTGCAGGGCAGCCAGGACACTCCTGAGCCCTGCAAGGAGTTCATGTTCGAGGGTCAGAAGAACATCCAACAGGTCTTTGTCATCATTGCCATCATATGCATTCCTTGGATGCTTCTGGGCAAGCCTCTGTACATCATGATCAAACGCAAGACGAGCGGGGCTCCCCCACCAAAGCCCCAAAGCGGTGGAGGAGAGGGTCATGGAGAGGACGATGAGATGGGCGAGATCTTCATCCACCAGGCCATCCACACTATCGAGTATGTCCTGAGTACGGTCTCCCACACTGCCTCATACCTCCGATTGTGGGCCTTATCCCTGGCGCACGCAC AGCTCTCCGAAGTGCTGTGGAACATGGTGTTTTCCATGGGATTCCAGTACGACAGCTATATTGGCGGAATTCTCATCTATGTATTCTTTGGAGCCTGGGCGTTGCTCACAGTCGGTATCCTGGTGCTCATCGAAGGACTCTCGGCCTTCCTGCACACACTGCGTTTGCACTG gGTGGAGTTCATGAGCAAGTTCTACGAGGGCGCTGGTTACGCCTTTGAGCCTTTTGCCTTTAAGACCATTTTGGATGTCAGCGAGGATGACTAA